A window of Xenopus laevis strain J_2021 chromosome 1L, Xenopus_laevis_v10.1, whole genome shotgun sequence genomic DNA:
TACAATTTTGATATCATGCTTCAATATGTAATCAAACAATTTAACAATAACATAAGGGAAAACAAACCACCTTTAGTCATAGTGCCAGGGTttcataaaatagaaatataaatttgGCCAAAACTAGAGCCCCAATAAACAGCACTCAGCACTTTATTGTAGCAGtaaattatgcattttattaggtgaaaaacaaaaatgttaaatattttcacaaaggatttgggggtttgaccaaatccaaaataggggattcagtgcatccataacTACAGCCAGTCAAATACACTATTGTTGCTGCTTGAGCCCAATCACATAGTGAATGCATAATATTGTGACCCCTTGTCAAACAATGTTTGTTAAAATagaaatttttaaacaaacacaattCTGTAGTAAAGGAGTGACCTAGGATTTCTAGTATGAATTACAAAAAGGGACacattatctatatataaattctaTACCATTACTTTAAATAGATGTATTTACTATTATGTAAACTTTGTGACTTATTGATGATTGATATTAAGTTGAGCCATGCTGAAGTAGGGGTATTTCCAGGAATGGAACTTACTGAGCAGAGACTTATGCACCGAAGCCAGAAATAAATGCTAGGCAGATGTAAACTGTTCCACCTTCTATAAATCCATGTATCTATTTATACTGCTGCTACCTGTCTCTTTGGGATTGGAAGGTCCCTTGGCATGTGGAAGATATCTAATCCCAGTACCAAAGACAGTGTAACAGTGATCCCAGGAGAAGGGatccttttaaaatgtaacaacaaTTTATGGTATAAACATATGGGGAAAATgtcactatatttttattttcatactagaAATAAAGCtgggtaaatatatttttcttaggAAAATTACACTGAAAGAGGcactaaaatacaaatacatcttaaacctctaaaaattagtttttgtacaattcctagtgaaaaagtccaaaatctaggggttatttatcaaagttcgaattaaTTCATctcattatttgtattaaaaaaattccgACCAACTCCGAATTGCCGATTGGACcatatttatcatagaaaaagcgTGCTAAAATTggttcaggcaaaaaaaatctgttttttggtaaaaaaaaaaaatcagaatttttcatgatttctgtattcggagtttaataaataaccccctaaaagtccaaattgaaaGGTCCAATACGATTAGTGCAGTTCCAGTTGACTGtcataggaccttgacaacttttacctggcaaagttttgaattagaggttttcgtggttttaacaatttttttgagctttttaaaagAAATGGGAAAACCACAAGTTTTTAGAGATGTGTGGGAAAATCtacatttgattgttagtaaatgagcccccatGGTGTTTTAGGATGCATTTCAGTGCGCTGGCTTTTTGATGTGTTCCATCTAATGGGAacacaaacattaaggggcagatttatcaagggacgcattccaaagtaatgggagtttttttgaatgcccacaacttcgaaattctaacAAAAAacaccaaccaaaatgtatttaaaaaaatcaacatttttttttttttgcagctgaatagactgtattcgatcgttcaaatcgaagtaagatcatattcgataaaattagattcaaagtattttatagagaaaaaacattgacttttcgaagtctaccaattgactccaaataggttctaggaggtcccccataggctaaaacaacaattcggcaggttttagatggtgaatggtcgaagttgaatttatagagagacagtacatgataaattttgatattcaaattttctaatttctttcaaattcgaatagaatttggactattccctagtcgaagtagacaaaaatagcttgaaatatgatttttttttacttcaaattttcaattggacccttgataaatctgcccctaacagtgcTCATTACTTTCTGTGTAGGTTGTACTGCGTTTTCTATGAAGAATAACTGTAGCATAGTAAAAAAGAGCTAAAAACTATTTAATTGCAATGTAAATTAGCCttcccaatgacttcaatgcatttggcttaATTTGTAGTTTTGCAAGTTATTCCATGAGGCAACAACCACCTGTTGATACCAATGGATGCTCAACAGATACACAGATACACTTATACAGTAAAATCTGCAACAATCATCCCATGTGTCTGAAGCAATTGCATATGTAAACTTACCACTCAAATTCTCGAATATTAATCTGCACCAATGTTAAATGTGGCAAACGAATGAAAGAAATTTGATTAGTGGTTGATTTAGATTAGTTCATATGGCATCTTTTTCTTACTGTGTCTttggttattatggcaattataaaaaaaaaattaaaaagtcggGGAGGCTCTGTTGCCTTAGTGAAGGGGCCGCAGTAGTGAGTACGGTATCAGGCTTAGATTTTATCTCCCTGAACCAAGGACTACTGTATGGTATCCAGGCCCTTGAAAGTAGAAATCCTGAGGAAGTATCTACTGCCTAACTACTCTCCACAGTGCTGCATCAGTGTTGTGCTGTTTCTTTGCTCCTCCAAGTTTATGTGCTGCTCCACGTCTGTGGATTTGTGAGTATAACCCTGTGATTCAattgtcttggacaataaaaCTTGTTCTGTTATTGTACCTTTGTGGATTTGTGAGTATAACCCTGTAAATCAattgtcttggacaataaaaATAGTTCTGTTATTGTTGCAAAGAACTCCTGGTGCCCATTTCTTCATTTGTTGCTGAATGAACTGGAAGTGGAGGTGGgatgttgtagttgcactacaccgctTTATGATTTACTTCCATATAGCAAAGACCCAGTCCAATGTACCCCATGCTCTGAACCTTTCTAGCTGGACAAAGTGGTGTTACAGCCAACAAGGGGTAAAATTTACATGGCATAACTGCCAGTGCAAATTTTATAGTGATACCACTTGCCACTGACATTTGGTACATTGTAAATGTATAATGTTATACCATAAAGCATCCTACCTGATCAGAACTTCAGACCACATAGTTGTTAACAGTGCTCTCCCTGCTAAACCACTGGtcacataatatttatttatttattcttgctAACCTTTACCTTTAAATACACCACTCCCTCTGTATTCATCTGTTACCTTGTTAAACTAACTGCATAGAATCATATAATAAGGAGTGTTTATAAGACAAACCCTTGTTGCTGCCAGTGTGTGGTCATTAAGCTTCATGCTGGATCTTGCCTGTTTCTGTATCATTAATTCTGGGTTGCcttttttgtttctccttttttgtGACCCCTGTTTTTTCCATTGGATTAAATGGTTTTAACCTTTGGCCTACACTTAGGAATTCGTCTGCTAGGTAAATCATTCTCAGATTGCAGCTATTCCTAATATGAGGCTTTTCTTCCTCTTTTCAGTAATTAATTCTTCCTTTTGATAAGTATCAGCATTTGTACATAAGTTTATCTTTTCCTTACAATATATCTCATCATAATTATATTGATatagctattttttttctttgtagataAGTATATCTCTACCATCATTATATAACTATTCACAGAAACTCAAGAAATTGGCTCTCCAAAACACTAGTATTCACAGAGACTGCAACAACATGTAGGTATAAAAAACAGACTTCAGACACCATATTTGTTCTGATGGCTTGTATGGAGGAATTCCTTAGAACACAAAGGAGTGAAACATCAAACACGTACATACTGTATCTGTCATTGGTATTATtatgtcaataataataaaaatattattattataataaagttcATAATTTCAAAGACCTAATAGTAAACATGAGCTTTGATTTTATAACTCTCTCAGATTCTCTATATTTTTACCCATGTACTTGAGTACGATTGACATTGAGTCACACAAAGAGCCTCACACTTGTACTTTTACAGTTGCACTAATCCATACTACTGTTGTTCAATCAGTGTTCTCCAAACAACGTTCCATTTGCTATAGCATCACTGTCACTGTCAgagatatacatactgtacatactgactGTCTCTTTGTTTATGTCgtatgcttcttttttttttgaatagacAGATGCTTCCTGTCTCTTGGCACAGATTGGTACTAACACTATTTGGGTTTCTGAAATGCTGCTCTAGCGGTTGCTAACACTGTGTCTCTTACAGCACAGTAATATTTGGCAGCATCTCTGGGCTCGACTTTGCTTTTCTCAAGGCTGGTGAATCTTTCATCCGGCTTCAATATCATATTAAATGTTCCAGCCTCCTTTGTGCCATCATACCCACTTGCAAGAAGCTGTAGTGCACCATTCTCAGGCTGTATGTACCATAACATGGTGTCCTTGCTGGTGGCATTCTGGTGACATGGGATAATGACTTTGTGTCCTTCTAATACATTGATGTGCTGAGGCTGAAACACTTGGCCATATAATGTTTTaaaacctgaaaaagaaaataaagtttctACTACTAGGTTTCATTGTTGGCATTAAGCATAGCTCATAGAAACATAATACAATTGTTAAGTAAAATGCAGACTAAATGTCAATTCATTTTTTTGCTAATGTAATTTGTGTGTGTGATAGAGAAGAATGTTTTACTAAGTTACAGAAGTTTCAGAAATAATTTCAGAAGGTGAAACATTTCAATTGTGTTTTATATCGATCACAgacaaatagtgatggacgaatttattcgccaggcatggatttactgtgaattttcacattttgctgCCCTCGAATgattttgtgaaactgcggcaaaaaattCTTTGGCGAAAatatttgcagagacaaaaaaaatcaactcgtgcatgaaaattatttggatgtccatggactttaatgcatttggacaaaatagtgtggcgtataaaaattgacgattgtttaaaaaataattttgacacctattgacttcaatgcgttttgcaaattgttcaaagtttcacaaattttttcgccgtttcgctacaggacagatttgcccatcactacagacaaATCTCCATTTAATGTACACAATGGGACAAAAGTAAACCCAGCATGTTTTACTGTGGATATCCTGGGTTGCTTAATAGCAATGCCTCTTAGTTAGTCTGTAAAGTACACAAATTAAAGGATAGaaagagtgttttttttattttactttgcaacAAAATAATATCAAAAAAGCACTAGTAAATATATCAATAAGCATTTCACATGATGCAGGAATGATAGCATAAGCAGCTAAAATGCAGAGACTGTCTTACCCAGTAGAAGAAGAATAAACAAGAGACAACTCATTGCTGTGTAGGAGAGGTGCTCCTGCATGATAACTGAAACATGTTCTTCTGACACAGAAAGACACTTCACTCTGACTTCCTGTTTCACACAACAAAATTAGAATTACAGATAGAGTCAGAAATattgtttttgccttttttaaaccaaagagtttttaaaaaaagctttgcatTCAGAGTTATATAGTAGCTATATGACaacatataaaaagatatttcttGTATTTTGATACTAAACTATGTACTGTAATACATGCCAGTGTTGTATTTTTGTTGaatattgtgttattttatttaaaaaaacttacattttaattcTTTAATCATATTTTCAATAGCCAGTTCTATGGTAATGCACAATAACTCATATGATGATTCTCTTTACAAAAGTGCCTGTACATTCTCTTGAAATTAAATGTCTTTAGTAAGTGTTGGGGACTGGGTGCCTTGACTGATAAAATAAGTCTCATAAAAactaataaatgtgcctcttcatCACACAATATATCTTGAAAAATCACACATAGgtataaagctgtgtaatgatTTCACATGAATGCTTATccaagtgtaaaatgtaaaaccataagagttgctgaaaaaaacatttggttgAGTTATTATACTTTTTACATGACATTTTACATAATTTCTAACACCAGACGTTCTTAACTGAATTCTTCCCCTTGACTTCAATTGcttatgaaaataatgaaaaataatgtcaGGCATCAGACCGTgtgtaaaaaatacacaattttataaCTATGTGAATTTGCATTGTTAAAGTGTTTAGTTCTGCAATATCATATACATTACCCTAACTTTTTATAGAAGCTTCTTTGCATACTATTACAACTGTTCTTCACaagaaaaaaaggctcccatgttgccaatatctttcaaatttttatttcaacGCTGACCACACCAGCAAAATTCtactgaaaatttgtgaaaatgtttgcagctggcaaaacctcaaattttgctgcaaaactgtACCCAGCAAACAAAAGATcaggttttataaataaatatatatatttattaattttacttGCTaagtcataaaaataataataaaacaataatttgtttttatttgactaAGATGAATAAATTGGCAGTCATAGAAATAACCCGTAACAATACATGCCCTTATCTTACTTACACTTACTTTCTTGCCTAGCACCTTCAGGAAAGCAGTTAGCTACATTTATCCCATAGATACACATTCTAATCAGCACCATGGACACCTCCTTCCATTTCTGCCTCCTATGGCAAAATTTACCCTTCACTCAGTTGGCATTTGCACAAACTTGTGTatccattttcattttagccttgTTTGCATGATCCTTGCCCAGTAACCATAAACAAAGTGCAGGACTAATAAAAGAGTCACCTAAAATATAACTTCCTCTTGCTGATGATATATGAATAGCAATGTAAACATGGTTCTATTTCTatttgatactgacactaaaaaattattcagaattttaatgtacatcaaaagttacctatagctcatgttgatcattttctCACTGAtagagctgcttttgtaagtaattgttacttaaagttcctaaacctgactgttttgccaacctgactgtcccttcttaacatgACAGTTAGGATTTCCtatgctgaagctcaaatatggcagcccccctcagagaggaacataggggatcagatgggtaatgtaaatgcatctgtaaatacttttatggcaacattattgatagcatgcaaagacaatattatgatagatgtaaaaaaaaggtttaatttctggtgtcagtatctctttaaggtagcCACAGATTTCGGATGAGATTCATGAAGCAGAGACTTCtaaaatatgtattcatttatttatttaaaatatttctttcctgaatctattttattttcagaaatattttggaaatacaGAAAAGGCAGTATTTGACCGTAAATGgaaattttttgcaatttatatacatgaaatatacaaatatacagtatatttataataaatgtataaatatgtacattttccACAAAGGATTTCAAAGTGAGTCaagcagcaaaagaaaaaaacaaacaacagaaAACAATATCCAGGGTGATACACAGGTTACCACCGTAACATTAGCTGGGAGCAATGGATAGAAATCAACATCAGTATTAGTAAacagtattaatattattactacagtattaaaaaactgtttaactgtataaaaataaaacaatattattccTTCATAATAGATGCTCCAGAATGGGCACTGTTGgctatatattatttaattactgtttttattttttagacccCGTAATACAGTTTCCCGTAGAATTTTTTTAagtgcactcttcatttcctggTTCCTAAATGTATAGATAATTGGGTTGAGTAAAGGAGTCAGCACAGTATAGAACACAGAAATAAGTTTGTCTGCTGAATAATTTATAGGAGgcctcaaataaatataaatacatggtCCAAAGAAGAATGTGACAACCATAAGATGGGAAGCACATGTAGAGAAAGCTTTGAATCTCCTTTCTGTTGAGTTCATCTTCAAGACTGTGTTAATGATGCCAATGTAGGACATAAGCAATATCACAAAACAGACAAGCGATATCATCCCACTGTTGgctattataaacatatcaaTGAAGGAAGTGTCTGAACAGGCCAGCACAGCTAACGGATGAACATCACAAAAAAAATGGTTGATAGTATTGGGACCACAGAAAGGTAGTTGGTATGTCAGAAATGCTTGGGTGAACGAATGCAAGAAACCAGCTAGCCATGTAGATGCCACCATTCCCCAGCAAAATGTGTGGTTCATAATTGTGTGATATCTTAGGGGATTGCAAATTGCCACATAACGATCATACGCCATGAGAGTCAGTAAGAAGCAATCTGTGCCACCAAACATGTGAAGAAAGAAAAGCTGTGACATGCACTGGTTGAATGTAATAGCCTTGCTGTTTGTGATGACATTGCTGAGCATTTTAGGAATTGTTACTGTGGAATAAAAAATGTCCAGAACTGACAAGTTGCCCagtaaaaaatacattggagAGTGCAAGCGTGAATCCATGTAGACAGAGGCCATAATCAgaatgtttccagataatgttatGAAGTACAAAACCAAAAACAGTACAAAGAAACACACCTGCAATTCCAAAGACTGAGAAAACCCACTGAGGAAAAACATCTTAACTGTGCTTTGGTTTCCAGAATCCATTTCCTGTTTCTTGAAACCTAAATCAAATTATAGGGATTATATAAGTGTAGCCTGGAAAACACTATAAAATACAGCATCACAATAGCAACATGCTCAATGAGATTTCAGTGAGCAAGCCCTACCATCGTGCAATAGCCCTTGTTACCGCTAAAGTCTATAATCTATACAGTATTATTAAACATACCCTATATCATCTGGCTCATTATTTTGCTGGGATTAAATGGAAAACAACACTTCATGCTTGGGTTGAATTCCTTAGACCAATGCGTACAATTTTGATATCATGCTTCAATATGTAATCAAACAATTTAACAATAACATAAGGGAAAACAAACCACCTTTAGTCATAGTGCCAGGGTttcataaaatagaaatataaatttgGCCAAAACTAGAGCCCCAATAAACAGCACTCAGCACTTTATTGTAGCAGtaaattatgcattttattaggtgaaaaacaaaaatgttaaatattttcacaaaggatttgggggtttgaccaaatccaaa
This region includes:
- the LOC121394441 gene encoding olfactory receptor 4Q2-like codes for the protein MDSGNQSTVKMFFLSGFSQSLELQVCFFVLFLVLYFITLSGNILIMASVYMDSRLHSPMYFLLGNLSVLDIFYSTVTIPKMLSNVITNSKAITFNQCMSQLFFLHMFGGTDCFLLTLMAYDRYVAICNPLRYHTIMNHTFCWGMVASTWLAGFLHSFTQAFLTYQLPFCGPNTINHFFCDVHPLAVLACSDTSFIDMFIIANSGMISLVCFVILLMSYIGIINTVLKMNSTERRFKAFSTCASHLMVVTFFFGPCIYIYLRPPINYSADKLISVFYTVLTPLLNPIIYTFRNQEMKSALKKILRETVLRGLKNKNSN